A region of Chitinophaga horti DNA encodes the following proteins:
- a CDS encoding RNA polymerase sigma factor — translation MPSNAHDNNQDLLLRVSQGDEHAFRELLHTWADPLHNYIYQLTRCTQTAEEIVQDIFLQIWTTRETLAGIRNLPAYLFVISRNQALNALKKALRQRKRQQAWEALQTDIADTDTPDHEPVLGLIESAIAQLPPQQQKVWILSRRQGRKYQEIAGEMGISRETVKKYLQYANQSIAEYVTARADHLLLCCLFLLL, via the coding sequence TTGCCGTCGAACGCACACGATAATAACCAGGATCTGTTGCTGCGCGTCTCCCAGGGAGATGAGCACGCGTTTCGTGAGTTGTTGCACACCTGGGCCGATCCGCTGCACAACTACATTTATCAACTTACCCGCTGTACGCAAACCGCAGAAGAAATCGTGCAGGACATCTTCCTGCAGATATGGACCACCCGCGAAACGCTGGCTGGCATCCGTAACTTACCGGCTTATCTTTTTGTCATCTCCCGCAACCAGGCCCTGAACGCGCTGAAGAAGGCACTACGCCAGCGTAAACGCCAGCAGGCCTGGGAGGCCCTACAGACCGACATTGCAGACACCGACACGCCGGACCATGAGCCGGTATTGGGATTGATAGAAAGCGCCATCGCGCAATTACCGCCGCAACAGCAAAAAGTATGGATACTGAGCCGCCGGCAGGGTCGTAAGTACCAGGAGATCGCCGGCGAAATGGGCATCTCCCGCGAAACCGTGAAGAAGTACCTGCAATATGCCAACCAATCTATCGCGGAATACGTGACTGCGCGGGCCGATCACCTGCTGCTTTGCTGCCTGTTCCTGCTACTGTAA
- a CDS encoding type IA DNA topoisomerase: MKVCIAEKPSVAKDIAEVLGAKQRKDGYYEGNGYQVTWTFGHFCTLKEPHDYTEQWRYWRLEDLPMIPPSFGIKLIDNKGVEKQFKTIETLVTGSEEVINCGDAGQEGELIQRWVLLKAKCTAPVKRLWISSLTEQAIKEGFDKLKDADQYNNLYAAGSARAIGDWLLGMNATRLFTKKFAVGKTILSIGRVQTPTLAMIVARQKEINAFVSEEYWELKTIYRDTEFTATIDRLKQAEKANKGLAYLKEHPFEITSFEKKEGKEGNPRLFDLTSLQVEANKKFAFTADETLKHIQNLYEKKLVTYPRVDTTYLSEDLHPKIEGIMRDLTPYAALTAPILAKPIPKLKSVFDDKKVTDHHAIIPTGVYPGGLPMEEKRIYDLVARRFIAAFYPECKISNTTVLGKVGQIEFKVTGKQILEPGWKEVYANDVKEKKEGEEDEEKVLPLFVVGESGPHKPRVHMGKTTPPKPYTEASLLRAMETAGKQVDNEEMRELLKDNGIGRPSTRANIIETLFRRKYIEKRKKNIYATQTGMDLIDVIQSELLKSPELTGVWERKLRQIEKGEYQMETFKQELIQMVMDLTREVKTSAYKTITVTAAPPPPEEKPKKEAKPREPKKTVSIEELNCPKCKAHLLKKGNTAYGCANFKICGFKLPFEVLGKKLSDKQVTDLVTKGKTTQIKGLVVPGREGAVDGKLVLDEQFVVGLE; this comes from the coding sequence ATGAAGGTCTGTATTGCAGAAAAACCCAGTGTAGCCAAAGATATAGCAGAAGTACTCGGCGCTAAACAGCGCAAGGACGGGTATTATGAAGGCAATGGCTACCAGGTAACCTGGACCTTCGGGCACTTCTGCACCCTTAAGGAGCCGCATGATTATACCGAGCAATGGCGTTACTGGCGGTTGGAAGACCTGCCCATGATACCACCCAGTTTCGGCATTAAACTGATCGACAACAAAGGGGTGGAGAAACAATTTAAGACGATAGAAACACTGGTGACAGGCAGCGAAGAAGTGATCAATTGCGGTGACGCCGGCCAGGAAGGAGAACTCATACAACGTTGGGTGCTCCTGAAAGCAAAATGCACGGCACCCGTAAAGCGATTATGGATATCGTCGCTGACGGAACAGGCCATCAAAGAAGGTTTTGATAAACTGAAAGATGCCGACCAGTACAACAACCTGTACGCCGCCGGCAGCGCAAGGGCCATCGGCGACTGGCTGCTCGGCATGAATGCCACCCGCCTCTTCACCAAAAAATTCGCCGTAGGCAAAACAATCCTTTCCATCGGACGCGTGCAAACCCCTACCCTCGCGATGATCGTCGCGCGGCAAAAGGAGATCAACGCGTTCGTTTCGGAGGAGTATTGGGAACTGAAGACGATATATCGCGACACGGAGTTCACCGCTACGATCGACCGCCTTAAACAGGCCGAAAAGGCCAATAAAGGACTGGCGTACCTGAAGGAACATCCATTCGAGATCACTTCCTTCGAGAAAAAAGAAGGTAAAGAAGGTAACCCAAGACTATTTGACCTTACCTCGCTGCAGGTGGAGGCGAACAAGAAATTCGCTTTTACGGCGGATGAAACGCTCAAACACATCCAGAACCTTTACGAGAAAAAGCTGGTCACCTATCCCAGGGTAGATACCACTTACCTTTCCGAAGACCTGCATCCGAAGATAGAAGGCATTATGCGCGACCTTACGCCGTATGCTGCCTTAACGGCGCCTATTCTCGCCAAACCGATACCGAAACTTAAATCCGTATTCGACGATAAAAAGGTAACCGATCACCATGCGATCATCCCAACAGGCGTGTATCCCGGCGGATTACCCATGGAGGAGAAACGTATTTACGACCTGGTGGCCCGTCGCTTCATCGCAGCCTTTTACCCGGAGTGTAAGATCTCGAATACGACGGTACTTGGTAAAGTGGGGCAGATCGAATTTAAAGTAACGGGTAAACAGATATTGGAGCCGGGCTGGAAAGAGGTGTACGCCAACGATGTGAAGGAGAAAAAGGAAGGTGAGGAAGACGAAGAAAAAGTACTGCCGCTTTTCGTCGTAGGCGAAAGCGGTCCGCATAAACCGCGCGTGCATATGGGCAAAACCACGCCCCCTAAGCCCTACACAGAAGCCTCGCTGCTGCGCGCCATGGAAACCGCCGGTAAACAGGTGGATAATGAAGAGATGCGCGAGCTGTTGAAGGACAACGGCATTGGCCGCCCCTCTACGCGTGCGAACATTATTGAAACCTTGTTCCGCCGCAAGTACATCGAAAAGCGTAAGAAGAACATCTACGCCACTCAAACCGGCATGGACCTCATCGATGTGATCCAGTCCGAACTGCTGAAAAGCCCGGAACTGACCGGCGTATGGGAACGTAAACTGCGCCAGATCGAGAAAGGGGAATACCAGATGGAAACCTTTAAACAGGAACTGATCCAGATGGTAATGGACCTTACGCGGGAAGTGAAGACGAGCGCTTACAAAACGATTACCGTCACTGCTGCGCCACCGCCGCCGGAAGAGAAGCCTAAAAAAGAAGCCAAACCCCGTGAACCGAAGAAAACCGTATCCATCGAAGAACTGAACTGCCCGAAGTGTAAAGCGCACCTGCTCAAGAAAGGCAACACGGCTTACGGTTGTGCCAACTTCAAAATATGTGGGTTTAAACTGCCGTTCGAAGTGCTGGGTAAAAAACTGAGTGATAAACAGGTAACCGATCTTGTCACGAAAGGAAAAACCACGCAGATCAAAGGTTTGGTGGTGCCGGGCCGCGAAGGCGCGGTGGATGGCAAGCTGGTATTGGATGAGCAGTTTGTGGTAGGTCTCGAGTAA
- a CDS encoding FecR family protein, with translation MVLPDGSLVWLNAASSLRFPTVFSGEQRLVEVSGEVYFEVARDAKRPFIVTVNNTQVEVTGTSFNINAYEDETAITTTLLTGGVNVRSGGAVKVLRPGQQASVAGNNISLKNDADMDAAVAWKNGMISFQGATLPEVMRKLARWYDLKVIYEGKIPETIFDGELPNTLQLSQVTKILTKVEIKFRIEEGNKLIVLAD, from the coding sequence CTGGTACTGCCCGACGGCTCGCTGGTATGGCTCAATGCGGCTTCCTCGCTGCGTTTCCCGACTGTATTCAGTGGTGAGCAGCGACTGGTAGAGGTGAGCGGCGAAGTGTATTTCGAAGTAGCCAGGGATGCAAAGCGGCCGTTTATCGTTACTGTGAATAATACGCAGGTAGAGGTGACAGGCACCAGCTTCAACATCAATGCTTATGAAGATGAAACGGCCATTACCACTACCCTGTTAACAGGTGGCGTTAACGTACGCAGCGGCGGTGCGGTGAAAGTACTGCGTCCCGGGCAGCAGGCAAGCGTGGCGGGTAACAATATCTCCCTAAAGAATGATGCAGATATGGATGCAGCAGTTGCGTGGAAGAACGGGATGATCAGTTTTCAGGGTGCGACCTTGCCCGAAGTGATGCGTAAACTCGCCCGGTGGTACGATCTGAAAGTGATTTATGAGGGAAAAATACCGGAGACGATATTTGACGGAGAGCTACCCAATACCCTCCAGTTATCGCAGGTAACCAAGATATTAACCAAAGTCGAAATAAAGTTCAGGATAGAAGAAGGCAACAAACTGATTGTGTTAGCAGACTAG
- a CDS encoding TonB-dependent receptor: MNFYTFCKQDRHAHIRAAWPTTRSELLKLPELSLKERRQLQMLLRTMKLITFLLFAACMHVSAKTWSQSVTFSGSNVPLSKVLNVVKKQTGYAFFYNRSILRDKGNVTVNAVNEPLELFLKDVLEEQMLDYSIENKVIIISRATPKINLADTADVKISGRITDDAGNPLPGVSIKVKGTSRGTTTNSDGVYSLANIAENSVLEISYIGFASQEAAVKGKTAINFQLKPFSKDIEGVTVVGYSTKNVKYLSSAVSTVSGDQLRDVTSNSVTNMLQGKAAGVVVSGASGDPTVSGAIQVRGQSTISAGSAPLIVVDGNIGGSYNPTDVASITVLKDAAATGLYGSRAANGVIIITTKSGKAGKTRIDVSASTGFAKATNGNFKLMNSQQLYDYQQTFTTRADSVLKTNTDWFDVATRNALVQNYTLSASGGSDKTQFYVSGNLYKEEGVLLQNSRTAYNFRTNIEHKLTDKLKMAVLLNGIYTKNNAHHSSTLYSAYINLPWDNPYNTDGSIRFPGNGGWLGRDQHNFLYSLQYNQSNGRVFNMNGDLNLDYAVTKHITISSYNRTSLRNAKSMSYNDRRTKEGTADLGVLYNDIDFTSTLLTSNRARYENSFGDHNLSVLGVWEAEKRLYDVNSVSGRGLPAGMTAMSTATEVKNSPTGGRNEYSFQKSLVQGDYNFANKYFLIGSFVHDVSSKFGNNNPGGNFYQLGASWILSQENFLRTNNAISFLKLRVSHGTVGNPPADDYQALGLYMYDQTASYAGQTGSYPSQKANPNLTWEKIMANNLGLELGLYNRINLTVDVYDKRAKSLLMYRPLPLTSGYTSVLENIGSINNKGVEVTLVTRNLVGEFKWETNFNLAANRNKVTKLNMGDKFASPGAAQPVGLGEDMDKWYMRVWAGVDPTNGDPLWEKIVTDADGKQYLTYTNSYNAATLQYTGNSSAPKFTGGMLNTFSYKGFSLSAFMNFVYGNYVMNNMRQFFDSDGIYDSYNQMVLAEGWSRWTKPGDIATHPKPLLGGNKAANEPSSRFLEDGSYVRLRNVTLAYDLPADFLRRARINNARVFVSGDNLWTGTRFSGTDPEVNVSGGYSDTKYPISKKFMLGVSIGF; this comes from the coding sequence ATGAACTTTTACACTTTTTGTAAGCAGGACCGGCATGCCCATATACGGGCGGCCTGGCCAACAACCAGATCTGAATTACTAAAACTGCCGGAACTATCGCTAAAAGAACGCCGGCAGTTGCAAATGTTGCTGAGAACAATGAAACTGATCACCTTTCTACTATTTGCCGCATGCATGCACGTGAGCGCCAAAACCTGGTCGCAAAGCGTTACCTTTTCGGGTAGCAATGTGCCGTTAAGCAAAGTGCTGAACGTCGTAAAAAAGCAAACAGGATACGCCTTCTTCTACAACCGCAGCATACTGCGCGACAAGGGCAACGTAACGGTAAACGCGGTGAACGAGCCGCTGGAGCTGTTCCTGAAAGATGTACTGGAAGAACAAATGCTTGACTATAGCATCGAAAACAAGGTGATCATCATTTCCCGCGCTACACCCAAAATCAACCTGGCCGACACCGCCGATGTAAAGATCAGCGGACGTATTACGGACGATGCCGGTAACCCGCTACCGGGGGTATCCATCAAGGTAAAAGGTACCAGCCGCGGTACGACTACCAACTCCGACGGCGTTTACAGCCTGGCCAATATCGCCGAAAACAGCGTACTTGAAATCTCCTATATCGGGTTTGCATCGCAGGAAGCAGCGGTAAAAGGTAAAACCGCCATCAACTTCCAGCTTAAACCATTCAGTAAAGATATTGAAGGAGTAACAGTCGTAGGTTACTCCACCAAAAACGTAAAGTACCTCTCCAGCGCAGTAAGCACCGTTTCCGGCGACCAGTTACGCGACGTGACCTCCAACAGTGTGACGAACATGTTGCAGGGTAAAGCGGCGGGCGTTGTAGTATCGGGCGCTTCCGGCGACCCGACGGTTTCAGGCGCCATACAGGTGCGCGGACAAAGCACTATTTCGGCGGGCAGCGCTCCGCTGATCGTAGTAGACGGTAACATCGGGGGCTCTTACAACCCAACTGACGTGGCCTCTATTACTGTTCTGAAAGATGCGGCAGCTACCGGCTTATATGGCTCCCGTGCAGCAAATGGGGTGATCATCATCACTACTAAATCGGGTAAAGCAGGTAAAACCAGGATCGATGTAAGCGCATCCACGGGGTTTGCCAAAGCGACCAATGGTAATTTTAAACTGATGAACTCCCAGCAGTTGTACGACTACCAGCAAACTTTTACCACCCGGGCCGACAGCGTACTCAAAACCAACACCGACTGGTTCGACGTGGCCACCCGTAACGCACTGGTGCAGAACTACACCCTGTCGGCCAGCGGCGGTTCGGATAAAACGCAGTTTTATGTTTCGGGCAACCTGTACAAAGAAGAAGGCGTGTTGCTGCAAAACAGCAGAACGGCGTATAACTTCCGTACGAACATCGAACATAAACTGACCGATAAATTAAAGATGGCGGTGTTACTCAACGGCATCTACACAAAAAACAACGCACATCACAGCAGCACGCTTTACAGCGCGTACATCAACCTGCCATGGGACAATCCCTACAACACCGACGGCTCCATCCGTTTCCCCGGCAATGGTGGCTGGCTTGGCCGCGATCAGCACAACTTCCTGTACTCGCTGCAATACAACCAGTCCAACGGCCGCGTATTCAATATGAATGGCGACCTGAACCTCGATTACGCCGTAACCAAACATATCACGATCTCCTCCTACAACCGTACTTCCCTGCGCAACGCAAAAAGCATGAGTTACAACGATCGCCGTACCAAAGAAGGCACTGCGGACCTGGGTGTTTTGTATAACGATATTGACTTTACCAGTACACTACTGACCTCTAACCGCGCCCGCTACGAGAACAGCTTTGGCGATCACAACCTGTCTGTTTTAGGTGTTTGGGAAGCAGAGAAAAGGCTGTACGATGTGAACAGCGTATCCGGTCGCGGACTACCTGCAGGCATGACGGCCATGTCCACCGCTACGGAAGTGAAGAACAGTCCTACCGGCGGCCGTAACGAATACAGCTTTCAGAAGTCGTTGGTGCAAGGTGATTACAACTTTGCCAATAAATACTTCCTGATTGGCTCCTTCGTACACGACGTTTCCTCTAAGTTCGGTAACAACAATCCGGGCGGTAACTTTTACCAGTTAGGCGCTTCGTGGATACTGAGCCAGGAGAATTTTTTACGGACGAACAACGCCATCAGCTTTTTGAAACTGCGCGTAAGCCATGGTACGGTAGGCAATCCGCCAGCCGATGATTACCAGGCGCTCGGTCTGTACATGTACGATCAGACGGCCAGTTATGCAGGACAAACAGGCTCCTACCCTTCTCAGAAAGCGAATCCCAACCTTACCTGGGAAAAGATCATGGCCAATAACCTCGGCCTGGAATTAGGCCTCTACAACCGCATTAACCTCACCGTAGATGTGTACGACAAACGTGCGAAGTCATTACTGATGTACCGCCCGTTACCACTGACGAGCGGTTACACTTCGGTACTGGAAAACATTGGCTCCATCAACAATAAAGGTGTGGAAGTAACGCTCGTTACCCGCAACCTGGTGGGTGAGTTTAAATGGGAAACCAACTTTAACCTGGCCGCTAACCGTAACAAAGTGACTAAACTGAATATGGGCGATAAGTTTGCGAGTCCGGGTGCGGCGCAACCGGTGGGCCTGGGCGAGGATATGGACAAATGGTACATGCGCGTATGGGCGGGAGTAGATCCTACCAATGGCGATCCGCTGTGGGAGAAGATCGTAACCGATGCTGACGGTAAACAATATCTCACCTATACCAACTCCTATAACGCTGCCACCCTGCAATATACCGGCAATTCATCTGCCCCGAAATTTACGGGTGGTATGCTCAATACCTTCTCCTACAAAGGATTCAGCTTAAGTGCCTTTATGAACTTTGTGTACGGCAACTACGTGATGAACAACATGCGCCAGTTCTTTGATTCTGATGGTATTTACGACAGCTACAACCAGATGGTACTGGCAGAAGGATGGAGCCGCTGGACCAAACCAGGTGATATTGCTACGCATCCCAAACCTTTGCTGGGTGGTAACAAGGCAGCTAACGAACCTTCTTCCCGCTTCCTGGAAGATGGCAGTTATGTACGCCTGCGTAACGTAACGCTGGCTTACGATCTGCCGGCCGACTTCCTGCGCCGTGCGCGGATCAACAATGCCAGAGTATTTGTTAGCGGCGATAACCTGTGGACGGGCACGCGCTTTTCCGGTACCGATCCGGAGGTAAATGTTTCCGGCGGTTACTCCGACACGAAATACCCGATCAGCAAGAAATTTATGTTAGGTGTGAGTATTGGCTTCTAA
- a CDS encoding efflux RND transporter periplasmic adaptor subunit: MRRKFMLPAAILITATVAWVGCGSSESKANKAEVTTEPVKETITLEKGSISTSLNLPGELIAFQQVDLYAKVSSFVKKLNVDVGSEVKAGQLLAVLEAPEISAQLSGADSRLQALQALYTASKANYDRLLETSKTPGTISPNDLDIAKARQQADYAQLQAAKAAQKEISDNRNYLEIRAPFNGVITSRNVSAGAFVGPNAKEPMLTLQEQDHLRLVVAVPEVYSVFINKNSKIDFSVKSLPGQKFSANVSRLAGALDNRLRSQRIEMDVPNTNKKLLPGMVAELQVSLPATDSAYVVPSSAVLTSSEGVFVIKVNNKKVEWVPIKKGREADKKVEIFGDLQASDTIVKEATEEVRNGSVWK; encoded by the coding sequence ATGCGTAGGAAATTCATGTTACCGGCTGCCATCCTTATTACCGCAACAGTGGCATGGGTGGGCTGCGGATCGTCCGAGAGCAAGGCGAACAAAGCGGAAGTTACCACCGAACCGGTAAAAGAAACCATTACCCTGGAAAAAGGATCTATCTCCACTTCTCTCAACCTGCCCGGTGAGCTGATCGCCTTTCAGCAGGTGGACCTGTACGCAAAAGTGAGCAGCTTCGTAAAGAAACTGAACGTGGACGTGGGCAGTGAAGTAAAAGCCGGTCAGTTACTGGCCGTGCTGGAAGCCCCGGAAATCAGCGCCCAGTTATCCGGCGCCGACTCCCGCTTACAAGCCTTACAGGCTTTATATACCGCCAGCAAAGCCAATTACGACCGCCTGCTGGAAACGAGTAAAACACCGGGCACCATTTCGCCTAACGACCTGGATATTGCGAAAGCCCGCCAGCAGGCAGACTACGCACAGTTACAGGCAGCTAAGGCCGCACAGAAGGAGATCAGTGACAACCGTAACTATCTCGAAATACGTGCACCCTTCAATGGCGTGATCACGTCCAGGAACGTAAGTGCAGGTGCCTTCGTAGGCCCGAACGCCAAAGAGCCCATGCTCACCTTACAGGAGCAGGACCACTTACGCCTGGTAGTAGCCGTACCGGAAGTGTACTCCGTATTCATCAACAAAAACAGCAAGATCGATTTTAGTGTGAAGTCCTTACCCGGCCAAAAGTTCTCGGCAAACGTAAGCCGCCTCGCCGGCGCGCTGGACAATCGCCTGCGCTCACAACGTATAGAAATGGACGTGCCGAACACCAATAAAAAGCTGTTACCCGGCATGGTCGCCGAACTGCAGGTATCCCTGCCCGCGACGGACAGTGCCTACGTAGTGCCATCCAGCGCCGTTCTCACCTCTTCAGAAGGGGTATTCGTTATCAAAGTGAATAATAAAAAAGTAGAATGGGTGCCAATCAAGAAAGGCCGTGAAGCCGACAAAAAGGTCGAGATATTCGGCGATCTGCAGGCATCGGATACCATCGTGAAAGAAGCCACTGAGGAAGTGCGCAACGGATCTGTGTGGAAATAA